The following are encoded in a window of Anomalospiza imberbis isolate Cuckoo-Finch-1a 21T00152 chromosome 36, ASM3175350v1, whole genome shotgun sequence genomic DNA:
- the LOC137464115 gene encoding LOW QUALITY PROTEIN: class II histocompatibility antigen, B-L beta chain-like (The sequence of the model RefSeq protein was modified relative to this genomic sequence to represent the inferred CDS: inserted 1 base in 1 codon): protein MGRVAAAGAVLVALVVLGAPPAAGAELSGVFQYVGKSECHFMNGTEKVRYLSRFIYNREQYAMFDCDVGHFLGFTPYGETAARYWNSDPDVMEQKRAAADWLCRYNHEYLSPFLTERQVSPSVPISLVPSSSQPGXCSVMDFYPAHTQLRWFQGQQELSVVATDMVPNKDWTYQLLVLLETPPWRGLTCSCQVEHVSLEHPLSQHWEMPLDAARSKMLAGIGGSELGFVFLALGLSF from the exons atggggcgagtggcggcagctggggccgtactggtggcactggtggtgctgggagcccccccggctgcgggcgcggagctct caggggtgtTCCAGTACGTGGGAAAGTCCGAGTGTCACTTCATGAACGGCACGGAGAAGGTGAGGTACCTGAGCAGGTTCATCTACAATCGGGAGCAGTACGCGATGTTCGACTGCGACGTGGGGCACTTTTTGGGGTTCACCCCCTATggggagacagcagccaggtatTGGAACAGCGACCCAGACGTTATGGAGCAAAAAAGGGCTGCGGCGGACTGGCTGTGCCGGTACAACCACGAGTATCTCAGCCCGTTCCTCACGGAGCGCCAAG tgtccccaagcgTGCCCATCTCGCTGGTGCCCTCGAGCTCCCAGCCCG GTTGCTCCGtgatggatttctaccctgcccacacccagctgaggtggttccAGGGCCAGCAAGAGCTCTCTGTGGTGGCCACCGACATGGTCCCCAACAAGGACTGGACctaccagctcctggtgctgctggaaacaCCCCCCTGGCGCgggctcacctgcagctgccaagTGGAGCACGtcagcctggagcacccccTGAGCCAGCACTGGG AGATGCCACTGGATGCCGCCCGCAGCAAGATGCTGGCAGGGATCGGGGGCTCCGAGTTGGGCTTCGTCTTCCTGGCGCTGGGGCTCAGCTTCTAG